The following are encoded in a window of Peromyscus maniculatus bairdii isolate BWxNUB_F1_BW_parent chromosome X, HU_Pman_BW_mat_3.1, whole genome shotgun sequence genomic DNA:
- the LOC143271065 gene encoding uncharacterized protein LOC143271065 has protein sequence MSAVAERDLGFPDPEQEGGRMDHDAGQSVLNVLTIREAGDDIDGTTGCLGSQAVSRAILGEEPGQEEIWPDTEEICTPVEEVWPDIKDIWPDVEDIWHKVKDIWPDDQETWPDVEDFWPHAEEVWPCIKDIWPVVEDLWPEIEDIWPDVVEPRHSIEDIWPAMEDIWPDVEEPWYSIEDIWPAMEDIWPDVEEPWHSIKDIWPAMEDIWPDVEEPWHSIKDIWPAMEDIWPDVEEPWHSIEDIWSDIEELWPVLEESWPDIEEDLYVWNSDQENKVVQEEAEEDQGRNNEEKEDEKGEEEEKEEEEEEDEDDDDDDDNKDDDYEYEKKGEDDVEDQGMKIILHAVSLPMGL, from the coding sequence ATGTCTGCTGTCGCAGAGCGGGACCTTGGATTTCCTGACCCAGAGCAAGAAGGTGGTAGGATGGATCACGACGCTGGACAAAGTGTCTTGAATGTGCTGACAATCCGTGAGGCTGGTGATGACATCGATGGAACCACAGGATGTCTGGGTTCACAGGCAGTCTCGAGAGCCATTCTGGGGGAAGAGCCGGGGCAAGAGGAGATATGGCCCGATACTGAGGAGATCtgcactcctgtggaagaggtcTGGCCTGatatcaaggacatctggcctgatgtcgaggacatctggcataaagtcaaggacatctggcctgatgacCAGGAAACCTGGCCTGATGTCGAGGACTTCTGGCCTCATGCCGAGGAAGTCTGGCCTTGTATCAAGGATATCTGGCCTGTTGTAGAGGACCTCTGGCCTGAaatcgaggacatctggcctgatgtcgtGGAACCCAGGCATtctatcgaggacatctggcctgctatggaggacatctggcctgatgttgAAGAACCCTGGTATtctatcgaggacatctggcctgctatggaggacatctggcctgatgtcgaggaACCCTGGCATTccatcaaggacatctggcctgctatggaggacatctggcctgatgtcgaggaACCCTGGCATTctatcaaggacatctggcctgctatggaggacatctggcctgatgtggaAGAACCCTGGCATTCAATCGAGGACATCTGGTCTGATATCGAGGAACTCTGGCCGGTTCTTGAGGAATCCTGGCCTGATATTGAAGAGGACTTGTATGTCTGGAATAGCGACCAGGAGAACAAAGTAGTTCAGGAGGAAGCTGAAGAAGACCAGGGCCGCAataatgaagaaaaggaggacgaaaagggggaggaggaggagaaggaggaggaggaggaggaggacgaagatgacgacgacgacgatgacaaTAAAGATGACGACTATGAatatgagaagaaaggagaagatgacGTTGAGGATCAGGGGATGAAGATCATCCTGCATGCTGTGAGTTTACCTATGGGGCTTTAG